The proteins below are encoded in one region of Lactuca sativa cultivar Salinas chromosome 3, Lsat_Salinas_v11, whole genome shotgun sequence:
- the LOC111898157 gene encoding uncharacterized protein LOC111898157 → MENGGFSAEDLSTIGGIATVSLLHSFIPTHWLPFSVVGRAQKWTLSRTLLVTAFGAVLHVLSTSLLGITAITISNTIAGEETVHKLASLLLVFLGGSYIILFMRGKGGHTHSHNQPMEKMAVAGLVLVPALSPCATTLPVFLAVGNSSSMMVLAIIVLLFSTVTVMTSLVALSFYGASKLKFHWMERYDKLLVGTVLCLVGILTLLFHHHDHDHAHHHHHTHIHT, encoded by the exons ATGGAGAATGGAGGGTTTAGTGCGGAAGATCTATCAACAATCGGTGGAATAGCGACCGTGTCGCTACTGCATTCCTTCATCCCAACTCATTGGCTCCCTTTCTCCGTTGTTGGACGTGCTCAAAAATGGACCCTCTCTCGTACCCTTCTCGTCA CTGCATTTGGAGCAGTTTTGCATGTGTTATCCACATCCCTTTTGGGAATCACTGCAATTACAATATCAAACACGATTGCTGGAGAAGAAACTGTTCATAAACTTGCATCACTTCTTCTTGTTTTTCTTGGTGGAAGCTACATAATATTGTTCATGCGTGGAAAGGGAGGCCACACACATTCACACAATCAACCAATGGAAAAAATGGCAGTTGCTGGACTTGTTCTTGTTCCTGCTTTGTCTCCTTGTGCCACTACACTCCCTGTGTTTCTTGCTGTTGGAAACTCCTCTTCCATGATGGTTCTTGCTATTATTGTCTTGCTTTTCAG CACTGTAACTGTGATGACGTCATTGGTGGCTTTATCATTCTATGGTGCAAGCAAGCTCAAGTTTCACTGGATGGAACGTTACGATAAGCTTCTTGTGGGAACTGTGCTCTGTTTGGTTGGAATCTTGACACTTCTCTTTCATCATCATGACCATGATCAtgcccatcaccatcaccatacacatatacatacataa